Proteins encoded in a region of the Diospyros lotus cultivar Yz01 chromosome 9, ASM1463336v1, whole genome shotgun sequence genome:
- the LOC127809757 gene encoding uncharacterized protein LOC127809757 isoform X1: MFLLMKGETSFLEDKDQGDKDVFFLDFPIFLNQNPQPRTNSPISASQPKSTSLKNEEMKGKPAQLFTGPCRSTQGERQSLNLCQFNHRIMSLVLILKVLRGFYNILKISYISLQQVKMFDKMTNQRMYVRFYSLFIVVVFLSTLLSQSM, translated from the exons ATGTTCTTACTAATGAAG GGGGAGACATCATTCTTAGAGGATAAGGACCAGGGTGATAAGGATGTTTTCTTCCTTGATTTTCCGATCTTCTTAAATCAAAATCCTCAACCTAGGACAAACAGTCCAATCTCAGCTTCCCAACCTAAATCAACCAGTCTAAAGAATGAAGAAATGAAGGGAAAACCAGCTCAACTCTTTACCGGACCCTGCAGGTCTACTCAAGGAGAAAGGCAGTCACTCAATCTATGTCAGTTCAACCATCGAATTATGTCCCTGGTCTTGATCCTAAAAGTATTGAG AGGGTTCTATAACATATTGAAGATTTCATACATTTCTCTCCAGCAAG TTAAGATGTTTGACAAAATGACTAATCAGAGGATGTATGTTAGGTTCTACAGCTTGttcattgttgttgtttttctttctactcTATTGTCTCAATCCATGTAG
- the LOC127809757 gene encoding uncharacterized protein LOC127809757 isoform X5, whose translation MTMETSQVQEQGKKKMIGHARERPGLYYLETSQGGFYNILKISYISLQQVKMFDKMTNQRMYVRFYSLFIVVVFLSTLLSQSM comes from the exons GAACaaggcaagaagaagatgattgggCATGCTAGAGAGAGACCTGGTCTTTACTATCTCGAAACATCTCAGGG AGGGTTCTATAACATATTGAAGATTTCATACATTTCTCTCCAGCAAG TTAAGATGTTTGACAAAATGACTAATCAGAGGATGTATGTTAGGTTCTACAGCTTGttcattgttgttgtttttctttctactcTATTGTCTCAATCCATGTAG
- the LOC127809757 gene encoding uncharacterized protein LOC127809757 isoform X3, whose product MTMETSQEQGKKKMIGHARERPGLYYLETSQGSTQGERQSLNLCQFNHRIMSLVLILKVLRGFYNILKISYISLQQGMLQIWYPSSYRSLFVKTPLSRVDQSPQGKNPYLFGLYASFLLHLLMFLLPLCFLTLFSFLKCS is encoded by the exons GAACaaggcaagaagaagatgattgggCATGCTAGAGAGAGACCTGGTCTTTACTATCTCGAAACATCTCAGGG GTCTACTCAAGGAGAAAGGCAGTCACTCAATCTATGTCAGTTCAACCATCGAATTATGTCCCTGGTCTTGATCCTAAAAGTATTGAG AGGGTTCTATAACATATTGAAGATTTCATACATTTCTCTCCAGCAAGGTATGCTCCAGATCTGGTATCCCTCTTCATATCGATCACTCTTCGTAAAAACACCCCTTTCTCGAGTAGATCAATCCCCTCAAGGAAAAAACCCTTATTTGTTCGGTCTTTATGCATCCTTCTTATTGCATTTGTTAATGTTCTTGTTGCCACTCTGTTTTCTCACTCTATTTAGTTTCCTGAAATGCAGTTAA
- the LOC127809757 gene encoding uncharacterized protein LOC127809757 isoform X2 gives MTMETSQVQEQGKKKMIGHARERPGLYYLETSQGSTQGERQSLNLCQFNHRIMSLVLILKVLRGFYNILKISYISLQQGMLQIWYPSSYRSLFVKTPLSRVDQSPQGKNPYLFGLYASFLLHLLMFLLPLCFLTLFSFLKCS, from the exons GAACaaggcaagaagaagatgattgggCATGCTAGAGAGAGACCTGGTCTTTACTATCTCGAAACATCTCAGGG GTCTACTCAAGGAGAAAGGCAGTCACTCAATCTATGTCAGTTCAACCATCGAATTATGTCCCTGGTCTTGATCCTAAAAGTATTGAG AGGGTTCTATAACATATTGAAGATTTCATACATTTCTCTCCAGCAAGGTATGCTCCAGATCTGGTATCCCTCTTCATATCGATCACTCTTCGTAAAAACACCCCTTTCTCGAGTAGATCAATCCCCTCAAGGAAAAAACCCTTATTTGTTCGGTCTTTATGCATCCTTCTTATTGCATTTGTTAATGTTCTTGTTGCCACTCTGTTTTCTCACTCTATTTAGTTTCCTGAAATGCAGTTAA